The following proteins come from a genomic window of Malus domestica chromosome 02, GDT2T_hap1:
- the LOC103426685 gene encoding methylenetetrahydrofolate reductase (NADH) 2-like — MKVIEKIQESLVDEKKVVFSFEFFPPKTEDGVENLLERLDRMVAHGPAFCDITWGAGGSTADLTLDIANKMQNLICVETMMHLTCTNMPVDKIDHALQTIKFNGLQNVLALRGDPPHGQDKFVQIQGGFACALDLVTHIRAKYGDYFGVTVAGYPEAHPDAIAADGLASPEAYQSDLFYLKRKVDAGADFIVTQLFYDTDVFLKFVNDCRQIGITCPIVPGIMPINNYKGFIRMTGFCKTKIPAEVTAALEPIKDNEEAVRLYGIHLGTEMCKKILAHGIRTLHLYTLNMEKSALAILTNLGLIEESKISRPLPWRRPANVFRVKEDVRPIFWANRPKSYISRTVGWDMYPHGRWGDSGNPSYGALTDYQFMRPRARDKKLVEEWVVPLKSIEDIYEKFKKLCLGKLRSSPWSELDGLQPETRIINELLGKINTKGFLTINSQPAVNGERSDSPSVGWGGPGGYVYQKAYLEFFCSKEKLDALVEKCKALPSLTYMAVNKDGSWISNIGQTDVNAVTWGVFPAREIIQPTVVDPTSFIVWKDEAFEIWSRGWARLYSEGDSSRKLLEEVQSSYFLVSLVDNDYIHGDVFAVFADF; from the exons ATGAAGGTGATAGAGAAGATCCAGGAGTCATTGGTGGATGAGAAGAAGGTGGTCTTCTCCTTCGAGTTCTTCCCGCCAAAGACGGAGGATGGCGTGGAGAACCTGTTGGAGAGGTTGGATCGGATGGTGGCCCACGGCCCGGCCTTCTGCGACATAACCTGGGGTGCCGGTGGCTCCACGGCGGATCTGACGCTGGACATTGCCAACAAGATGCAGAACCTCATCTGCGTGGAGACCATGATGCACCTCACCTGCACCAACATGCCCGTCGACAAGATCGACCACGCCCTCCAAACCATCAAGTTCAACGGCCTCCAGAACGTTCTTGCTCTCCGGGGCGACCCGCCCCATGGCCAGGACAAGTTTGTTCAGATCCAAGGAGGCTTTGCCTGTGCCCTGGACCTG GTCACCCATATCAGAGCCAAATATGGTGACTACTTTGGCGTCACTGTTGCTGGTTATCCAGAGGCTCACCCAGACGCCATTGCAGCTGATGGCCTCGCCTCTCCAGAAGCATATCAGAGTGATCTATTTTATTTGAAGAGAAAGGTTGATGCTGGCGCCGATTTCATTGTTACTCAGTTATTCTACGACACTGATGTTTTCCTCAAATTCGTGAATGACTGTCGCCAAATTGGAATTACTTGTCCCATTGTTCCTGGAATTATGCCCATTAATAACTACAAGGGTTTCATACGCATGACTGGCTTCTGCAAAACAAAG ATACCAGCTGAGGTTACTGCTGCCTTGGAGCCTATCAAAGACAATGAAGAAGCTGTGAGATTATACGGAATTCACCTTGGAACCGAGATGTGCAAGAAGATTTTGGCTCATGGGATTAGGACATTGCATCTTTATACTCTCAACATGGAGAAATCTGCATTGGCTATATTAACG AATCTTGGTCTGATTGAAGAGTCCAAAATATCAAGGCCCTTACCTTGGAGACGCCCTGCAAATGTTTTCCGTGTTAAAGAAGATGTTCGTCCAATTTTCTG GGCTAATCGTCCCAAGAGCTACATATCAAGAACCGTAGGCTGGGACATGTACCCACATGGGCGGTGGGGTGATTCCGGTAACCCTTCATATGGAGCACTGACTGATTATCAG TTCATGCGGCCACGTGCACGTGACAAGAAACTTGTTGAGGAATGGGTTGTCCCATTGAAGAGCATTGAAGATATCTACGAG AAATTTAAGAAGTTATGCCTTGGAAAATTGAGAAGCAGCCCTTGGTCTGAACTAGATGGGCTTCAGCCAGAGACGAGGATCATAAACGAGTTGCTAGGAAAAATTAACACTAAAGGTTTCCTTACCATCAACAGCCAACCAGCGGTAAATGGGGAAAGATCTGACTCGCCGTCTGTTG GGTGGGGTGGCCCTGGAGGATATGTTTATCAGAAAGCCTATCTAGAGTTTTTCTGTTCGAAGGAGAAGTTGGATGCTCTTGTTGAAAAATGCAAGGCTCTTCCATCTCTAACTTACATGGCCGTGAACAAAGACGGGAGCTGGATATCTAATATTGGCCAGACTGATGTGAATGCAGTAACATGGGGCGTCTTTCCAGCAAGGGAGATAATCCAACCAACTGTCGTGGATCCTACGAGTTTTATAGTTTGGAAGGACGAGGCATTTGAAATCTGGTCAAGAGGATGGGCCCGCTTATACTCTGAGGGTGACTCATCTAGGAAATTGCTCGAAGAG
- the LOC139187959 gene encoding uncharacterized protein, whose product MWQSSSQSIASSSTCPYQDNLKAVAGRSIQHDDPRLPQEILTNKKGKWPDELPGCLWAYRTTKRRATGETYFPLAFGSEAIIHPNVIKPSIIALVLSIEQNSKKMTTNLDLVEDKREQTITCIAAYQQQLISNYNKRAKIRQFQPEDLILRKTFITARREGSKKMDPIWEGPYKISRVGGKSNYTIATMKR is encoded by the coding sequence ATGTGGCAAAGTTCTTCCCAAAGTAtagcatcaagcagcacatgtccataCCAAGATAACCTCAAGGCAGTGGCGggccgaagcatccaacatGATGATCCTCGACTACCTCAAGAAATCCttaccaacaagaagggaaaatggccagatgaactccccggatgtctatgggcatatcgcaccaccaaaagacgagcaaccggtgaAACTTATTTCCCTTTGGCATTTGGctcagaagcaatcattcatcctAATGTCATCAAGCCAAGTATCATCGCACTAGTACTaagcattgagcagaacagtaaGAAGATGACCACAAACTTAGATCTGGTAGAGGACAAGCGCGAGCAGACCATCACCtgcatcgcagcctaccagcaaCAACTCATTTCtaactacaacaaaagggctaaGATCCGACAGTTCCAGCCTGAAGATCTAATCctaagaaaaaccttcatcactgcccgcagagaaggctccaaaaagatggatcctatctgggaaggtccttacaagatcagcagagtaggcggcaagagtaattacaccatcgccaccatgaaacgataa